The Deltaproteobacteria bacterium genome has a window encoding:
- a CDS encoding outer membrane protein transport protein — protein MRKLALVLLLLSPLPAHASTFDTFGFGSRALSMGGAMTSDARDFTATFYNPSLIVDHSLINLGFGIFYESPSTTVTPDDPAAKLALPDGPPSSASYTLGFIFPFAGKLQDRLALGVGLSLPTRNLIKVQAVEPSEPSWYLYQSSPDRIQVFLGLGGKPTDWLYLGLGLQALSDFSGDIEFNVDLFNKNFQRRDLVNELITKQGLVAGLTLIPLSNLRIGFCWRQSMDLNYELPTNIALGDVGSLFLDVKGVVFFTPNEFTLGVHYAPIPSVTLDADLEYARWSAAPNPAAAIQVKFSGVLASGLGLTDALAMSSQDAPPGFEDILIPRFGVEWRVVDSVDLRGGYYFRPTMVPLQNGLTNILDGPTHVLSGGIGFRFMSPMETMTEPVEIDAVFQYGIIGQRHADKTETNPDPPYSYSGQTEVFAIDLRYNFDIVRPTPSKPKSDAIGDDDKPKKDDASEEQPQKLKDDSDAPAPKKKPDPAPKKKQKPKTDDDDGASS, from the coding sequence ATGCGAAAGCTCGCGCTGGTCCTGCTGCTGCTCTCGCCGCTCCCCGCCCACGCCAGCACCTTCGACACCTTCGGCTTCGGCTCGCGCGCGCTCTCCATGGGCGGCGCCATGACCTCCGACGCCCGCGACTTCACCGCCACCTTCTACAACCCGTCGTTGATCGTGGATCACTCCCTGATCAACCTGGGCTTCGGCATCTTCTACGAGTCGCCCAGCACCACGGTCACGCCCGACGACCCTGCGGCCAAGCTCGCTCTCCCCGACGGGCCGCCCAGCTCCGCTTCGTACACGCTGGGCTTCATCTTCCCCTTCGCGGGCAAGCTCCAGGACCGGCTCGCGCTCGGCGTGGGCCTGTCGCTGCCCACGCGAAACCTGATCAAGGTTCAAGCGGTGGAGCCCAGCGAGCCGAGCTGGTACCTCTACCAATCCTCGCCCGACCGCATTCAGGTGTTCCTCGGCCTGGGCGGCAAGCCCACCGACTGGCTCTACCTGGGCCTGGGCCTGCAGGCGCTCTCGGACTTCTCGGGCGACATCGAGTTCAACGTCGACCTCTTCAACAAGAACTTCCAGCGCCGCGACCTGGTGAACGAGCTCATCACCAAGCAGGGCCTGGTGGCCGGGCTCACCCTCATCCCGCTGAGCAACCTGCGCATCGGCTTCTGCTGGCGACAGTCGATGGACCTCAACTACGAGCTGCCCACCAACATCGCCCTGGGCGACGTGGGCAGCCTCTTCCTGGATGTGAAGGGCGTGGTGTTCTTCACCCCGAACGAGTTCACGCTCGGCGTGCACTACGCGCCCATCCCGTCGGTCACCCTCGACGCCGACCTCGAGTACGCCCGCTGGAGCGCGGCGCCCAACCCGGCCGCGGCCATCCAGGTGAAGTTCAGCGGCGTCCTCGCCTCGGGCCTGGGGCTCACCGACGCGCTGGCCATGAGCTCGCAGGACGCGCCGCCCGGCTTCGAGGACATCCTCATCCCCCGCTTCGGCGTGGAGTGGCGCGTGGTGGACTCGGTGGACCTGCGCGGCGGCTACTACTTCCGCCCCACCATGGTGCCCCTGCAGAACGGGCTCACCAACATCCTCGACGGCCCCACGCACGTGCTCTCGGGCGGCATCGGCTTCCGCTTCATGAGCCCCATGGAGACGATGACCGAGCCCGTGGAGATCGACGCGGTGTTCCAGTACGGCATCATCGGCCAGCGCCACGCGGACAAGACCGAAACCAACCCGGATCCGCCCTACAGCTACAGCGGGCAGACGGAGGTCTTCGCCATCGACCTCCGCTACAACTTCGACATCGTCCGGCCCACGCCCAGCAAGCCCAAGAGCGACGCCATCGGCGACGACGACAAGCCCAAGAAGGACGACGCGTCCGAAGAGCAGCCGCAGAAGCTCAAGGACGACAGCGACGCGCCTGCGCCCAAGAAGAAGCCCGATCCGGCGCCCAAGAAGAAGCAGAAGCCGAAGACCGACGACGACGACGGCGCGTCGAGTTAG
- a CDS encoding Stp1/IreP family PP2C-type Ser/Thr phosphatase, with product MPPVQSWSLTDVGRKRQHNEDAFLADDAAGVYVVADGMGGHAAGEVASAKAVEVVRDIFVKNAEVMRRLAKDPSSGNKLAAQGLMEQAVQRACAEIYKMASNDAAKRGMGTTFVGLATAGDRAVIGHVGDSRIYLLRGGQAHRLTEDHTLVNAQIKAGQITKEQAATSQYRNVITRAVGIQESVQVDTLLVDLVPGDVYMLCSDGLHGYLADEEVAPLMAGEPAEQPKKYIDLANSRGGKDNITAVVVKVPGQAQASAQAAETNARFEALRRIPLFKHLSYKEQAAILAIATSRTYPGGREIVLENQPGEELFIVVGGRVSIEKNGVEIAELRAGGHFGEMGLIDNEPRSATVRASEPTRVMVVSRNDLMTLMKKEPVLAVKLLWSFVQVLSDRLRAANANLSEARQELAIAQAVQPFIEE from the coding sequence ATGCCCCCAGTCCAGTCGTGGTCCCTCACCGACGTGGGCCGCAAGCGCCAGCACAACGAGGACGCGTTCCTGGCCGACGACGCGGCCGGCGTCTACGTGGTGGCCGACGGCATGGGCGGCCACGCGGCGGGTGAAGTCGCCTCGGCCAAGGCAGTGGAAGTGGTGCGCGACATCTTCGTGAAGAACGCCGAGGTGATGCGCCGCCTCGCCAAGGATCCCTCCAGCGGCAACAAGCTCGCTGCCCAGGGCCTGATGGAGCAGGCCGTCCAGCGCGCCTGCGCCGAGATCTACAAGATGGCCAGCAACGACGCGGCCAAGCGCGGCATGGGCACGACGTTCGTCGGCCTGGCCACCGCGGGCGACCGCGCCGTCATCGGCCACGTGGGCGACTCGCGCATCTACCTGCTCCGCGGCGGCCAGGCGCACCGGCTCACCGAGGACCACACCCTCGTCAACGCGCAGATCAAGGCCGGCCAGATCACCAAGGAGCAGGCCGCGACCTCGCAGTACCGCAACGTCATCACCCGCGCGGTGGGCATCCAGGAGAGCGTGCAGGTGGACACGCTGCTGGTGGACCTCGTCCCGGGCGACGTCTACATGCTTTGCAGCGACGGTCTGCACGGCTACCTCGCCGACGAGGAAGTCGCGCCGCTGATGGCCGGCGAGCCCGCCGAGCAGCCCAAGAAGTACATCGACCTCGCCAACTCGCGCGGCGGCAAGGACAACATCACCGCCGTCGTCGTCAAAGTCCCGGGCCAGGCGCAGGCGAGCGCGCAGGCGGCCGAGACCAACGCGCGCTTCGAGGCGCTGCGTCGCATCCCGCTCTTCAAGCACCTCTCGTACAAGGAGCAGGCCGCGATCCTCGCGATCGCCACCAGCCGCACCTATCCCGGCGGCCGCGAGATCGTGCTCGAGAACCAGCCCGGCGAAGAGCTGTTCATCGTCGTGGGCGGACGCGTCTCCATCGAGAAGAACGGCGTGGAGATCGCCGAGCTTCGCGCGGGCGGCCACTTCGGCGAGATGGGGCTCATCGACAACGAGCCGCGCTCGGCGACCGTGCGCGCCAGCGAGCCGACGCGCGTGATGGTGGTCTCGCGCAACGACCTGATGACGCTGATGAAGAAGGAGCCGGTGCTCGCGGTGAAGCTCTTGTGGAGCTTCGTGCAGGTGCTCTCCGACCGTCTGCGCGCGGCCAACGCGAACCTCTCCGAGGCGCGGCAGGAGCTGGCCATCGCTCAGGCGGTGCAGCCGTTCATCGAGGAGTAG
- a CDS encoding caib/baif family protein: MAKTETAPLISAADLAKLTKRSFFDEYQRLARAFTTEAGNPGSYACKQCERCTACMFCNGCQNCYRCNHCDNCRDCTECTHSVDCISCHASAYCVQCELCTGSAYLTYSRNCSDCTYCFGCVGLSKKDFHILNQPFSRKEYFEIVKRLKGELGLP, translated from the coding sequence ATGGCCAAGACCGAGACCGCTCCCCTGATCAGCGCCGCCGACCTCGCCAAGCTGACCAAGCGCAGCTTCTTCGACGAGTACCAGCGGCTGGCGCGGGCCTTCACCACCGAGGCGGGCAACCCGGGCAGCTACGCCTGCAAGCAGTGCGAGCGCTGCACGGCGTGCATGTTCTGCAACGGGTGTCAGAACTGCTACCGCTGCAACCACTGCGACAACTGCCGCGACTGCACCGAGTGCACCCACTCGGTGGACTGCATTTCGTGTCACGCGAGCGCGTACTGCGTGCAGTGCGAGCTCTGCACCGGCAGCGCCTACCTCACCTACTCGCGCAACTGCTCCGACTGCACCTACTGCTTCGGCTGCGTGGGCCTGTCCAAGAAGGATTTCCACATCCTCAACCAGCCGTTCAGCCGCAAGGAGTACTTCGAGATCGTGAAGCGGCTGAAGGGCGAGCTGGGCTTGCCCTGA
- a CDS encoding DUF2083 domain-containing protein, translating into MATSELGRLGGKVRALRRKESLSQVQLAERLGISASYLNLIENDRRPLTAPLLIKLAQIFHIDLSTFAHSDEARSISELMEVFGDPIFENHGLTNTDIRELARSTPNLANAVLALYQAYQAQKETLATQLEGVDGTHLDQSRLPSEEVSDLIQRHGNHFPELEDAAERLWREAKLDGDDLYRGLTWFLKRNHGIEVRVVPIEESRGAVRRFDADKKELVLAEILPPRSRNFEIAHQLCLLQHHDVLDTLAEDPQLTTDASRGVAKVALANYFAGAVLMPYERFLQACRQLRYDVELLGHRFRTSFEQVCHRVTTLQRKGSEGVPFHMIRIDVAGNISKRFSASGIRFARFSGACPRWNVFAALSTPGMIRVQLSKMPDGKAYFCIARTVGKDSGGYLAPHAVQSIGVGCPAAFAKELVYADGIDLENMDAAVPVGVTCRLCERMDCTQRAFPSMQRPLRVREGVRGVSFYAPVDEG; encoded by the coding sequence ATGGCTACGAGCGAACTTGGAAGGCTGGGCGGCAAGGTCCGGGCGCTGCGCCGGAAGGAGAGCCTGTCGCAGGTGCAGCTGGCCGAGCGGCTGGGCATCAGCGCGAGCTACCTGAACCTCATCGAGAATGACCGTCGGCCGCTGACGGCCCCTCTGCTCATCAAGCTGGCGCAGATTTTCCACATCGATCTCTCGACCTTCGCGCACTCGGATGAAGCGCGGTCGATCTCCGAGCTGATGGAGGTCTTCGGCGACCCGATCTTCGAGAACCACGGGCTCACCAACACCGACATCCGCGAGCTGGCGCGGAGCACGCCGAATCTCGCCAACGCGGTGCTCGCGCTGTACCAGGCGTACCAGGCGCAGAAGGAGACCTTGGCCACTCAGCTGGAGGGCGTGGATGGCACGCACCTCGACCAGTCGCGGCTTCCCAGCGAAGAAGTCAGCGACCTCATCCAGCGGCACGGCAACCACTTCCCCGAGCTGGAAGATGCGGCGGAGCGGCTCTGGCGCGAGGCCAAGCTCGACGGCGACGACCTCTATCGCGGGCTGACCTGGTTCCTGAAGCGCAACCACGGCATCGAAGTGCGCGTCGTGCCCATCGAGGAGAGCCGCGGGGCGGTGCGGCGCTTCGACGCCGACAAGAAGGAGCTGGTGCTCGCGGAGATCCTGCCGCCGCGCTCGCGCAACTTCGAGATCGCGCACCAGCTCTGCCTCTTGCAGCACCACGACGTGCTCGACACGCTCGCCGAAGATCCGCAGCTCACCACGGACGCGTCGCGCGGCGTGGCGAAAGTCGCGCTGGCCAACTACTTCGCGGGCGCGGTGCTCATGCCGTACGAGCGCTTCCTGCAGGCGTGTCGGCAGCTGCGCTACGACGTGGAGCTGCTCGGCCACCGCTTCCGCACCAGCTTCGAGCAGGTGTGCCACCGGGTGACGACCTTGCAGCGCAAGGGCAGCGAGGGCGTGCCCTTCCACATGATCCGAATCGACGTGGCGGGCAACATCTCCAAGCGCTTCTCCGCCTCGGGGATCCGCTTCGCGCGGTTCTCGGGCGCGTGCCCGCGCTGGAACGTGTTCGCCGCGCTCTCCACGCCGGGCATGATCCGCGTGCAGCTCTCGAAGATGCCCGACGGCAAGGCGTACTTCTGCATCGCCCGCACGGTCGGGAAAGACTCCGGCGGCTATCTGGCGCCGCACGCGGTGCAGTCGATCGGCGTGGGGTGTCCGGCGGCGTTCGCGAAGGAGCTCGTCTACGCCGACGGCATCGACCTCGAGAACATGGACGCCGCGGTGCCCGTGGGCGTCACGTGTCGACTTTGCGAGCGCATGGACTGCACCCAGCGCGCGTTCCCGTCGATGCAGCGGCCGTTGCGCGTGCGCGAGGGCGTGCGCGGCGTGAGCTTCTACGCGCCCGTCGACGAGGGCTGA
- the aceB gene encoding malate synthase A: MPAHSVAQRVTIVGPLRPGFDTVLTNDALAFLGGLAQFAPRVRELLERRVTRQAELDKGAKLDFLPETASIRSQDWTIDPVPADLRDRRVEITGPVDRKMIINALNSGAKVFMADFEDSNAPSWENVIGGQLNLRDAVNRSIRYIAPDTGKSYALEDHVATLVVRPRGWHLIEKHLHAPDGRPMPAALVDFGLYFFHNAKALLAMGTGPYFYLPKLESHLEARLWNDVFVHAQQALGLPAGTIKATVLIETLPAAFEMDEILYELRQHAAGLNCGRWDYMFSFIKKLAADPARILPDRAQVTMEQHFLRSYSQLLIQTCHRRGAHAMGGMAAYIPVKGDPEANARALEKVRQDKLREVKDGHDGTWVAHPGLVPVAQAIFDEHMKGENQLEVKREDVHVTAEDLLRLPIGTRTEAGLRSNIRVGVRYLEAWLGGQGCVPLYNLMEDAATAEISRAQVWQWVKHRATLEDGQRVDVALFRRALSEELLRIEQEVGKERYAHGRFPLAAGIFDQLVTHDRFEEFLTLPAYEVLLASTERAA, translated from the coding sequence ATGCCTGCTCACTCGGTGGCACAGCGCGTCACGATCGTCGGGCCCCTGCGGCCGGGCTTCGATACGGTGCTCACGAACGACGCGTTGGCTTTTCTCGGCGGCCTCGCCCAGTTTGCGCCTCGGGTGCGCGAGCTGCTCGAGCGCCGGGTCACGCGCCAGGCGGAGCTCGACAAGGGCGCCAAGCTCGACTTCCTCCCCGAGACGGCCTCCATCCGCAGCCAGGACTGGACCATCGACCCGGTGCCGGCGGACCTGCGCGATCGTCGGGTGGAGATCACCGGGCCTGTCGACCGCAAGATGATCATCAACGCGCTCAACTCGGGCGCGAAGGTGTTCATGGCCGACTTCGAGGACTCGAACGCGCCCTCGTGGGAGAACGTCATCGGCGGCCAGCTGAACCTGCGCGACGCCGTCAACCGCAGCATCCGCTACATCGCGCCGGACACCGGCAAGAGCTACGCGCTCGAGGACCACGTCGCCACGCTCGTGGTCCGTCCGCGAGGCTGGCACCTCATCGAGAAGCACCTCCACGCGCCGGACGGGCGGCCCATGCCGGCGGCGCTCGTCGACTTCGGGCTCTACTTCTTCCACAACGCCAAGGCGCTGCTCGCCATGGGCACGGGGCCGTACTTCTACCTGCCCAAGCTGGAGAGCCACCTCGAGGCGCGGCTCTGGAACGACGTCTTCGTGCACGCGCAGCAGGCGCTCGGTCTGCCCGCGGGGACCATCAAGGCCACGGTGCTCATCGAGACGCTGCCCGCAGCGTTCGAGATGGACGAGATCCTCTACGAGCTGCGCCAGCACGCCGCGGGGCTCAACTGCGGCCGCTGGGACTACATGTTCAGCTTCATCAAGAAGCTCGCCGCGGATCCGGCGCGCATCCTGCCGGACCGCGCGCAGGTGACGATGGAGCAGCACTTCCTGCGCAGCTACTCGCAGCTCCTCATCCAGACCTGTCACCGCCGCGGCGCCCACGCGATGGGCGGCATGGCCGCGTACATCCCGGTGAAGGGCGATCCGGAAGCGAACGCGCGCGCGCTGGAGAAGGTGCGCCAGGACAAGCTGCGCGAGGTGAAGGACGGCCACGACGGCACCTGGGTTGCGCATCCGGGTCTCGTTCCGGTCGCGCAGGCGATCTTCGACGAGCACATGAAGGGCGAAAACCAGCTCGAGGTGAAGCGCGAGGACGTGCACGTCACGGCCGAGGATCTGCTCCGGCTGCCGATTGGGACGCGCACCGAAGCGGGCCTGCGCTCCAACATCCGCGTGGGCGTTCGCTATCTCGAGGCGTGGCTCGGCGGTCAGGGCTGCGTGCCGCTCTACAACTTGATGGAAGACGCGGCGACCGCGGAGATCTCGCGCGCGCAGGTGTGGCAGTGGGTGAAGCACCGCGCCACGCTCGAGGACGGCCAGCGCGTGGATGTGGCGCTGTTCCGCCGCGCGCTCTCGGAAGAGCTGCTCCGCATCGAGCAGGAAGTGGGCAAGGAGCGCTACGCGCACGGCCGCTTCCCGCTGGCCGCGGGCATCTTCGACCAGCTCGTCACCCACGATCGCTTCGAAGAGTTCCTGACCCTGCCTGCGTACGAGGTGCTGCTCGCCTCGACGGAGCGCGCAGCCTGA
- the aceA gene encoding isocitrate lyase: MHIDKNVGHVVNGSNGTHKSAQKNRWDGIVRTYSKADVERLRGTFKIEHTLARLGAERLWELLQTEPYVAALGALTGNMAMQQVRAGLKAIYLSGWQVAADANLSGNMYPDQSLYPVNSVPEVVKKINASLLRADQIEHAEGKSNRYWLAPIMADAEAGFGGPLNAFELMKAMIEAGAAGVHWEDQLSSEKKCGHMGGKVLVPVAQHIRTLIAARLAADVCDVPTLIVARTDADSAKLLTSDIDERDRAFLTGDRTPEGFFGYKGGLDSAIMRGIAYAPYADLIWCETSTPDLDQAKKFAEGVHAKFPGKMLAYNCSPSFNWKKHLDDATIAKFQRELGAMGYKFQFVTLAGFHALNMSMFELAADYKDHGMAAYSKLQQKEFAAEKQGYTATKHQREVGTGYFDQVTSVITGGAASTLALKESTEAHQF; encoded by the coding sequence ATGCACATCGATAAGAACGTCGGTCACGTGGTGAATGGCTCGAACGGCACGCACAAGAGCGCGCAGAAGAACCGCTGGGACGGGATCGTCCGCACCTACTCCAAGGCTGACGTGGAGCGGCTGCGCGGCACCTTCAAGATCGAGCACACCCTCGCGCGCCTCGGCGCCGAGCGGCTCTGGGAGCTGCTCCAGACCGAGCCCTACGTCGCAGCACTTGGCGCGCTCACCGGCAACATGGCCATGCAGCAAGTCCGCGCCGGCCTGAAGGCGATTTATCTGTCCGGCTGGCAGGTCGCCGCCGACGCGAACCTCTCGGGCAACATGTACCCGGACCAGAGCCTCTATCCGGTGAACTCGGTCCCCGAGGTGGTGAAGAAGATCAACGCTTCGCTCTTGCGCGCCGACCAGATCGAGCACGCCGAGGGCAAGAGCAACCGCTACTGGCTCGCGCCCATCATGGCCGACGCCGAGGCCGGCTTCGGCGGCCCGCTCAACGCCTTCGAGCTGATGAAGGCCATGATCGAGGCCGGCGCCGCGGGCGTGCACTGGGAGGACCAGCTCTCCAGCGAGAAGAAGTGCGGCCACATGGGCGGCAAGGTGCTCGTGCCCGTCGCGCAGCACATCCGCACGCTGATTGCCGCGCGCCTCGCCGCCGACGTGTGCGACGTGCCGACGCTCATCGTCGCGCGCACCGACGCCGACTCGGCCAAGCTGCTCACCAGCGACATCGACGAGCGCGACCGCGCGTTCCTCACCGGCGACCGCACCCCGGAGGGCTTCTTCGGCTACAAGGGCGGCCTCGACAGCGCCATCATGCGCGGCATCGCCTACGCGCCGTACGCCGACCTCATCTGGTGCGAGACCAGCACGCCGGACCTCGACCAGGCCAAGAAGTTCGCCGAGGGCGTGCACGCCAAGTTCCCGGGCAAGATGCTCGCGTACAACTGCTCGCCCAGCTTCAACTGGAAGAAGCACCTCGACGACGCCACCATCGCCAAGTTCCAGCGCGAGCTCGGCGCCATGGGCTACAAGTTCCAGTTCGTCACGCTCGCGGGCTTCCACGCGCTGAACATGTCGATGTTCGAGCTCGCCGCCGACTACAAGGACCACGGCATGGCGGCGTACTCCAAGCTCCAGCAGAAGGAGTTCGCGGCGGAGAAGCAGGGCTACACCGCCACCAAGCACCAGCGCGAGGTGGGCACCGGCTACTTCGACCAGGTCACCAGCGTGATCACCGGCGGCGCCGCGAGCACCCTCGCGCTCAAGGAGAGCACCGAGGCGCACCAGTTCTAG
- a CDS encoding calcium-binding protein encodes MRRALLPLALCVSLGCTDSSLYSLNGGGKHPPDRVDLHGTVCSPVAAGKYFPVRVLFMFVGGADVQSDVKNAFATAAQTVTSETTNPAIEYGLGGFHSTAVSYVDNGFGDAAALQIGLIRYTSFVETGPFSMLAPLDLAEALVSGDMITACPGTLARTRYMVVLVHDRADVSACADPTAVPNACLDNAGNCIPECMLSLQTQKIRDLQQQYGAGEVTVQPIYVRDAIDNVARSQSQAIALAGGTRAVEANPSTVQGALTALNYASLQRPMVVKEVIAFNRNAAVRDSQVVPDSDGDGLSDDEEKALGTDPGNADTDGDGLGDGVEVKVGLDPMTRDTVGGCDAFGDHDRDGLTDCEERLLGTDYCTGDTDQDTLPDQVEFAMHTDPTAPENAQDNDHDGFTNLDEVKEHTDPNSSDLAFHAEHAYGYSLADAGATPDGRPCYDFQVTNIQLVHTIGSTDGVKPAGENDIALYFAVAPKDDPNAVGIERLVVVPVTFNPDNTRDPPDTVIQINDGDFELKP; translated from the coding sequence ATGCGCCGTGCTCTCTTGCCTCTCGCGCTTTGCGTGAGTCTCGGCTGCACCGACAGCTCGCTCTACTCGCTCAACGGCGGTGGAAAGCACCCGCCCGATCGCGTGGACCTGCATGGCACGGTGTGCTCGCCCGTGGCCGCGGGAAAGTATTTCCCCGTCCGCGTGCTCTTCATGTTCGTCGGCGGCGCCGACGTCCAGAGCGACGTGAAGAACGCCTTCGCCACCGCCGCCCAGACCGTCACCAGCGAGACCACCAACCCCGCCATCGAGTACGGGCTCGGCGGCTTCCACTCGACGGCCGTGTCCTACGTCGACAACGGCTTCGGCGACGCGGCCGCGCTGCAGATCGGCCTCATCCGCTACACCTCCTTCGTGGAGACGGGCCCGTTCTCCATGCTCGCCCCGCTCGATCTCGCCGAGGCCCTCGTCTCCGGCGACATGATCACCGCCTGCCCGGGCACGCTGGCGCGTACCCGCTACATGGTGGTGCTGGTGCACGATCGCGCCGACGTGTCGGCGTGCGCGGATCCGACGGCCGTCCCCAACGCCTGCCTCGACAACGCCGGCAACTGCATCCCCGAGTGCATGCTCTCGCTTCAGACGCAGAAGATCCGCGACCTGCAGCAGCAGTACGGCGCGGGCGAAGTGACGGTGCAGCCCATCTACGTTCGCGACGCCATCGACAACGTCGCCCGCTCGCAGAGCCAGGCCATCGCCCTCGCCGGCGGCACGCGCGCGGTGGAGGCCAACCCGAGCACCGTGCAGGGCGCGCTCACCGCGCTGAACTACGCCTCGCTCCAGCGGCCGATGGTGGTGAAGGAGGTCATCGCCTTCAACCGCAACGCCGCCGTGCGCGACAGCCAGGTGGTGCCCGACAGCGACGGCGACGGCCTCTCCGACGACGAGGAGAAGGCGCTCGGCACCGACCCCGGCAACGCCGACACCGACGGCGACGGCCTCGGCGACGGCGTGGAAGTGAAGGTCGGCCTGGATCCGATGACGCGCGACACCGTGGGCGGCTGCGATGCCTTCGGCGACCACGACCGCGACGGCCTCACCGACTGCGAAGAGCGCCTGCTGGGCACCGACTACTGCACCGGCGACACCGACCAGGACACGCTGCCGGACCAGGTCGAGTTCGCGATGCACACCGACCCCACCGCGCCCGAGAACGCCCAGGACAACGATCACGACGGCTTCACCAATTTGGACGAGGTGAAGGAACACACCGATCCCAACTCGAGCGACCTCGCGTTCCACGCCGAGCACGCCTACGGCTACTCGCTCGCCGACGCCGGCGCCACGCCCGACGGCCGGCCCTGCTACGACTTCCAGGTCACCAACATCCAGCTCGTGCACACCATCGGCTCCACCGACGGCGTGAAGCCCGCGGGCGAGAACGACATCGCGCTCTACTTCGCGGTCGCTCCCAAGGATGATCCGAACGCGGTGGGCATCGAGCGCCTGGTCGTGGTGCCCGTGACCTTCAACCCCGACAACACGCGCGATCCGCCCGACACGGTGATCCAGATCAACGACGGCGACTTCGAGCTCAAGCCATGA